In the genome of Rhodoplanes sp. Z2-YC6860, one region contains:
- the aroC gene encoding chorismate synthase — protein sequence MSFNTFGHLFRVTTFGESHGPAIGCVVDGCPPRIPLTEADIQPYLDKRRPGQSRFTTQRQEPDTVKILSGVFGDEATGGQVTTGTPIALLIENVDQRSKDYSAIKDTYRPGHAGYTYDIKYGLQDYRGGGRASARETAMRVAAGAIARKIVPGLTVRGALIQMGSETIDRNSWDWDEVERNPFFCPDAKAAVRFADYLDGVRKKGSSVGAVIEVVAEGVPPGLGAPIYGKLDGDLAGAIMGINAVKGVEIGAGFGAATLSGEDNADEMRMGNDGKPRFLSNNAGGILGGISTGQSVVVRFAVKPTSSILTPRKTVDRYGNETEVVTKGRHDPCVGLRAVPIGEAMVACVIADHYLRHRGQVGEPLAWPFTK from the coding sequence CCGCTGACCGAGGCCGACATCCAGCCGTACCTCGACAAGCGCCGTCCCGGGCAATCGCGCTTCACCACCCAGCGCCAGGAGCCGGACACGGTCAAAATCCTCTCCGGCGTGTTCGGCGATGAGGCGACCGGCGGCCAGGTCACGACCGGCACGCCGATCGCGCTGCTGATTGAGAACGTCGACCAACGCTCCAAGGATTACTCGGCGATCAAGGATACGTATCGCCCCGGCCACGCTGGCTACACCTATGATATCAAATACGGCCTGCAGGACTATCGCGGTGGCGGCCGCGCCTCGGCGCGCGAGACCGCGATGCGGGTCGCGGCCGGAGCGATTGCGCGCAAGATCGTGCCGGGACTTACGGTGCGCGGCGCGCTGATCCAGATGGGCAGTGAGACCATCGACCGCAATTCCTGGGATTGGGATGAGGTCGAACGCAATCCGTTCTTCTGCCCCGACGCCAAGGCCGCGGTGCGTTTCGCGGATTATCTCGATGGCGTGCGCAAGAAGGGCTCGTCGGTCGGCGCAGTGATCGAGGTCGTCGCCGAGGGCGTGCCGCCTGGTCTCGGCGCGCCGATTTACGGCAAGCTCGACGGCGATCTTGCAGGAGCCATCATGGGCATCAACGCCGTGAAAGGTGTCGAGATCGGCGCGGGCTTTGGCGCAGCGACCCTCAGCGGCGAAGATAACGCCGACGAGATGCGGATGGGCAACGACGGCAAGCCGCGATTTCTATCCAACAACGCGGGCGGCATCCTCGGCGGCATCTCGACCGGGCAGTCGGTGGTGGTGCGCTTTGCCGTGAAGCCCACTTCGTCGATCCTGACGCCGCGCAAGACCGTCGACCGCTACGGAAATGAGACTGAGGTGGTCACCAAGGGCCGTCACGACCCATGCGTCGGGCTCCGGGCGGTCCCCATCGGCGAGGCCATGGTCGCCTGCGTCATCGCCGATCATTATCTACGTCATCGAGGTCAGGTCGGCGAGCCGTTGGCTTGGCCGTTCACGAAATAA
- the ribB gene encoding 3,4-dihydroxy-2-butanone-4-phosphate synthase translates to MVIESHEQIEAAIAAFARGEIVVVTDDDDRENEGDLFVAGSLCTPEKMAFIIRHTSGIVCAPLSAGEARRLHLDPMVAANDAPLGTAFTVTIDVRHGLTTGISAEERTNTVRALANSNSGANDFVRPGHVFPLVAKEGGVLMRSGHTEACIDLCRLAELPPVGVLSELMNDDGTVMRGPQVAAFAQKHKLAQISIADLISYRQAREKLVRRVAEFPVKSEIGTLNGYAYLTPFDSVNHMAVVYGKIGDGKNVLTRLHRADIIRDVFGGANPVHSAMQRLKQEGRGVIVVLRDGTAGVPMNTIPSLDTSSEAARTRQWREVGLGAQILKDLGISSIRLLTSARFTYVGLAGFGIEITETETTDS, encoded by the coding sequence TTGGTAATCGAAAGTCACGAACAGATAGAAGCGGCCATAGCCGCCTTTGCCCGGGGCGAGATAGTCGTCGTCACCGACGACGACGACCGCGAGAACGAAGGCGATCTGTTCGTTGCAGGCTCTCTCTGCACCCCTGAGAAGATGGCCTTCATCATCCGTCACACCTCGGGCATCGTCTGCGCGCCGCTCTCGGCCGGCGAGGCGCGGCGGCTGCATCTCGATCCGATGGTGGCAGCGAACGATGCGCCGCTCGGCACGGCCTTCACCGTCACGATCGACGTCCGCCACGGGCTCACCACGGGCATCTCCGCGGAAGAGCGCACCAACACCGTGCGCGCGCTGGCCAACAGCAACAGCGGTGCGAATGATTTCGTCCGGCCGGGCCACGTCTTTCCGCTGGTCGCGAAAGAGGGCGGCGTGCTGATGCGCTCGGGCCATACCGAGGCCTGCATCGATCTCTGCCGTCTGGCGGAGCTTCCGCCGGTGGGTGTGCTGTCCGAGCTGATGAACGACGATGGCACCGTGATGCGCGGTCCGCAGGTTGCGGCCTTCGCGCAGAAGCACAAGCTCGCGCAGATCTCGATCGCCGATCTGATCTCCTATCGCCAAGCGCGCGAGAAACTGGTCCGGCGCGTCGCCGAATTCCCGGTGAAGAGCGAGATCGGCACGCTGAACGGTTACGCCTACCTGACGCCGTTTGACTCCGTGAACCACATGGCCGTCGTTTACGGCAAGATCGGCGATGGCAAGAACGTTCTGACCCGTCTGCACCGCGCCGACATCATCCGCGACGTGTTTGGCGGCGCCAACCCGGTGCACTCGGCGATGCAACGCCTCAAGCAGGAGGGCCGCGGCGTCATCGTGGTGCTGCGCGACGGCACCGCAGGCGTTCCAATGAACACCATTCCGTCGCTCGATACGAGCTCGGAGGCCGCGCGCACGCGGCAGTGGCGCGAGGTCGGTCTCGGTGCGCAAATTCTCAAGGACCTCGGCATCTCCTCGATCCGCTTGCTCACTTCGGCGCGCTTCACCTATGTGGGCCTCGCGGGCTTCGGCATCGAGATCACCGAGACCGAAACCACGGACAGTTGA